Proteins encoded by one window of Enterobacter pseudoroggenkampii:
- the glnK gene encoding P-II family nitrogen regulator: protein MKLVTVVIKPFKLEDVREALSSMGIQGLTVTEVKGFGRQKGHAELYRGAEYSVNFLPKVKIDVAIADDQLDEVIDVISKAAYTGKIGDGKIFVAELQRVIRIRTGESDEAAL from the coding sequence ATGAAGCTGGTTACGGTTGTAATCAAACCATTCAAACTCGAAGACGTGCGCGAAGCGTTGTCTTCAATGGGTATTCAGGGACTGACTGTCACCGAAGTGAAAGGCTTTGGTCGTCAGAAGGGTCATGCCGAGCTTTATCGCGGGGCGGAATACAGCGTTAACTTTCTGCCAAAAGTAAAAATTGATGTCGCGATTGCTGACGATCAGCTTGACGAAGTCATTGATGTCATTAGCAAAGCGGCCTATACCGGCAAAATTGGCGACGGCAAAATTTTCGTTGCCGAACTGCAGCGCGTCATTCGCATTCGTACCGGCGAATCTGACGAAGCGGCTCTGTAA
- a CDS encoding LacI family DNA-binding transcriptional regulator, translating to MKAITLYDVALLAGVSYQTVSRVINDAEHVSARTREKVQQAMAELHYVPNLRAQQLAGKRTRTLGLITTDLALHAPSQIVSAVKSRAAEQGASVLISMVEQPQQCQAALQALLAQRVEALLVNVPLDDPDAEALRALASPVPVLFLDVSLSAQVNSLVFNAGQGAHLGVEHLLSLGHQRIALLSGPESSVSARARLAGWKAALARAGLEAAAVACGDWSAASGYEKGHVLLSGSALPDAILVANDQMALGVMRACAEKGVAVPGQISVVGFDDTADSAWFSPPLTTIRQAFREAGERSVEWLLAPTEGETCWQVQLPVTLVTRHSTARRATQQAEREDLAQQLRSLALLAEQLARK from the coding sequence ATGAAAGCGATCACTCTCTATGATGTCGCCCTCCTTGCGGGGGTTTCTTATCAGACCGTCTCTCGCGTCATTAACGACGCGGAGCATGTCTCTGCCCGCACGCGGGAAAAGGTGCAGCAGGCGATGGCGGAGCTGCACTACGTACCTAACCTGCGGGCACAGCAGCTGGCGGGTAAACGCACCCGCACGCTGGGACTCATCACCACCGATCTGGCCCTGCATGCGCCCTCGCAAATCGTGTCGGCGGTAAAATCCCGGGCGGCGGAACAGGGGGCGAGTGTCCTTATCTCCATGGTGGAGCAGCCGCAGCAGTGTCAGGCCGCGCTTCAGGCGCTGCTGGCACAGCGGGTGGAGGCGCTGCTGGTAAATGTGCCGCTTGACGATCCTGACGCCGAAGCGCTCAGGGCGCTGGCGTCGCCTGTTCCGGTGCTGTTCCTTGATGTCTCGCTTTCAGCACAGGTAAACAGCCTCGTGTTTAACGCCGGGCAGGGCGCGCATCTGGGCGTTGAGCATCTGCTTTCTCTGGGGCATCAGCGCATTGCGCTGCTGAGCGGGCCGGAGAGCTCGGTCTCTGCTCGGGCGCGTCTGGCAGGATGGAAAGCGGCTCTGGCCCGGGCGGGGCTTGAAGCCGCTGCGGTGGCCTGCGGTGACTGGAGCGCGGCCAGCGGTTATGAGAAAGGGCATGTGCTGCTGTCAGGTAGCGCATTGCCGGATGCCATTCTGGTGGCGAACGATCAGATGGCGCTCGGGGTGATGCGCGCCTGCGCGGAAAAAGGGGTAGCGGTTCCGGGCCAGATATCGGTAGTTGGGTTCGACGATACGGCTGACAGCGCCTGGTTTTCTCCGCCGCTGACGACCATTCGCCAGGCGTTTCGCGAGGCGGGCGAGCGCAGCGTGGAGTGGCTGCTGGCCCCCACCGAAGGCGAGACGTGCTGGCAGGTTCAACTGCCGGTAACGCTGGTTACCCGTCATTCCACCGCGCGCCGCGCGACGCAGCAGGCCGAACGCGAGGATCTGGCGCAGCAGCTCAGAAGTCTGGCACTCCTGGCCGAGCAGCTTGCCCGCAAATAA
- a CDS encoding YczE/YyaS/YitT family protein produces MVRRLLQLYVGLGLYGLSTAMFIRSDLGVDPWDVFHLGVGMQLGMTIGTVIIVTGAAVLLLWIPLRQMPGLGTISNVICIGLAADASMALIPELDSLPVRIAFLVSGIVMNAIATSMYIGAGFGPGPRDGLMTGIHARLGWSIRSVRTSIEVSVLLIGCVLGGTFGVGTVLYALTIGPLIQLCLPWFRQKPRIEEIPQPERVV; encoded by the coding sequence ATGGTACGTCGTCTGCTACAACTCTATGTCGGTTTAGGACTGTATGGCCTTTCCACCGCAATGTTTATTCGTTCCGATTTGGGTGTCGATCCCTGGGATGTTTTTCACCTTGGGGTGGGGATGCAGCTGGGGATGACGATCGGGACGGTGATCATTGTGACCGGCGCTGCGGTGCTGCTGCTGTGGATCCCCCTGCGCCAGATGCCGGGCCTGGGCACCATCAGCAACGTGATTTGTATCGGTCTGGCGGCGGACGCCAGCATGGCACTTATTCCGGAACTGGATTCGTTACCTGTTCGCATCGCTTTCCTGGTGTCGGGTATCGTAATGAACGCGATTGCGACCAGCATGTACATTGGCGCAGGTTTTGGCCCTGGCCCACGCGACGGTCTGATGACCGGCATTCATGCCCGTCTGGGGTGGTCCATTCGCAGCGTGCGCACCTCAATTGAAGTGTCCGTCCTGCTGATTGGGTGCGTGCTTGGCGGCACGTTTGGGGTGGGAACCGTACTGTATGCCCTGACCATTGGCCCGCTTATTCAACTCTGTCTGCCCTGGTTCCGCCAGAAGCCGCGCATTGAGGAAATACCCCAGCCGGAGCGGGTTGTCTAA
- a CDS encoding PLP-dependent aminotransferase family protein, with product MSSRRFGSQSLVRLLGHWQQASSRTPLWRQLADALRLLILDGRLALNTRLPGERELASALDVSRTTISSALAHLREEGYLESRHGSGSRVLLPDTRAVPTLSAASAALDLSTAALNAGPEIHQAYAHALTAITQHLSLTGYDQLGLPTLREAIAARYTARGLPTRADEVMVVNGAVSGFALVLRMMTGPGDRVVVDHPTYPLAIAAIQGAQCRPVGVSLPETGWDTDGFAATLAQTAPRLAYLMPDFHNPTGRCMDIATRRAITDIAAQTRTALVVDETMVDLWFDAPPPPPLAAFNPQATVITLGSAGKSFWGGLRLGWIRASSRTIATLAQTRDTLDLGSPLLEQLAMLWLINNSETFLPARRKMLAERRDRCGELLREHFPDWKFHEAEGGLSYWIELPGMLATQLAARAEILGINLGTGTRFGLSGAFDRYLRMPFSLESTELEQALLRIKPLWLALNKNVPSLKRSVI from the coding sequence ATGTCATCACGTCGCTTCGGAAGCCAGTCTCTGGTACGCCTTTTAGGCCACTGGCAGCAAGCCTCATCCCGTACCCCGCTCTGGCGACAGCTGGCCGACGCGCTGCGTCTGTTAATCCTTGATGGACGTCTGGCGCTGAATACACGGCTACCGGGCGAGCGTGAGCTGGCCTCCGCGCTGGACGTGAGCCGGACCACCATCAGCAGCGCCCTCGCCCACCTGCGAGAAGAGGGTTATCTTGAAAGCCGCCACGGCAGCGGGTCACGCGTGCTCCTCCCGGATACGCGCGCCGTTCCCACCCTTTCAGCGGCAAGTGCCGCACTGGATCTTTCCACTGCTGCCCTCAATGCCGGGCCGGAGATCCATCAGGCTTATGCCCATGCGCTCACGGCCATTACGCAGCACCTCTCGCTGACGGGCTACGATCAGCTTGGGCTGCCGACGCTGCGGGAGGCCATCGCTGCGCGCTATACCGCGCGGGGTCTTCCTACCCGGGCAGACGAAGTGATGGTTGTCAATGGCGCCGTCAGCGGCTTCGCGCTGGTGTTGCGGATGATGACCGGGCCGGGGGATCGCGTCGTGGTCGATCACCCCACCTATCCGCTGGCGATTGCCGCCATTCAGGGTGCGCAGTGTCGGCCCGTGGGGGTGTCGCTACCGGAAACCGGCTGGGATACGGATGGCTTCGCGGCAACGCTTGCCCAGACGGCGCCTCGCCTGGCGTATCTGATGCCAGATTTTCATAACCCCACCGGGCGCTGTATGGATATCGCGACCCGTCGGGCCATCACGGATATTGCTGCCCAAACCCGCACGGCGCTGGTGGTGGATGAAACAATGGTGGATCTCTGGTTTGACGCGCCTCCCCCGCCACCGCTGGCCGCTTTTAATCCACAGGCCACCGTCATCACCTTAGGTTCTGCCGGAAAAAGTTTCTGGGGAGGGCTGCGTCTTGGCTGGATCCGCGCCTCCTCGCGCACGATCGCCACGCTTGCCCAGACGCGGGATACTCTGGATTTAGGCTCGCCGCTGCTGGAACAGCTGGCGATGCTGTGGCTCATTAACAACAGCGAGACCTTTCTGCCCGCGCGCCGGAAGATGCTGGCGGAACGACGCGATCGATGCGGTGAACTGTTGCGCGAACATTTCCCGGACTGGAAATTCCATGAAGCGGAAGGCGGGCTCTCTTACTGGATTGAGCTGCCGGGCATGCTGGCGACACAGCTTGCCGCGCGGGCTGAAATTCTGGGGATCAATCTGGGAACCGGTACGCGGTTTGGTTTATCTGGCGCATTTGACCGCTATTTACGGATGCCCTTCTCGCTCGAATCGACAGAGCTTGAACAGGCGTTGCTGAGGATTAAACCGCTATGGCTCGCCCTGAATAAAAACGTGCCATCGTTAAAACGCAGCGTGATCTAA
- the amtB gene encoding ammonium transporter AmtB, translating into MKIATLKTGLGSLALLPGLALAATPAVVDKADNAFMMISTALVLFMSIPGIALFYGGLIRGKNVLSMLTQVAVTFALVCVLWVVYGYSLAFGTGNAFFGNFDWVMLKNIELTALMGSFYQYIHVAFQGSFACITVGLIVGALAERIRFSAVLIFVVVWLTLSYVPIAHMVWGGGLLATHGALDFAGGTVVHINAAVAGLVGAYLIGKRVGFGKEAFKPHNLPMVFTGTAILYFGWFGFNAGSASAANEIAALAFVNTVVATAGAILSWVFGEWAVRGKPSLLGACSGAIAGLVGITPACGYVGVGGALLVGLVSGLAGLWGVTALKRLLRVDDPCDVFGVHGVCGIVGCIMTGIFAAKSLGGVGYAEGVTMVHQLLVQLESIAITVVWSAVVAFIGYKLADMTVGLRVPEEQEREGLDVNSHGENAYNA; encoded by the coding sequence ATGAAGATAGCAACACTTAAAACGGGTCTGGGTTCGCTGGCACTGCTGCCGGGCCTGGCGCTGGCTGCTACCCCTGCGGTGGTCGACAAAGCCGATAACGCCTTTATGATGATCAGCACCGCGCTGGTGCTGTTCATGTCCATTCCGGGCATTGCGCTGTTCTACGGCGGCCTGATCCGTGGCAAAAACGTTCTCTCCATGCTGACGCAGGTTGCCGTGACGTTCGCACTGGTCTGCGTGCTGTGGGTGGTTTACGGTTACTCGCTGGCGTTCGGCACGGGCAACGCGTTCTTTGGTAACTTCGACTGGGTGATGCTGAAAAATATTGAGCTGACCGCGCTGATGGGCAGCTTCTATCAGTATATTCACGTGGCGTTCCAGGGCTCCTTCGCCTGTATTACCGTCGGGCTGATTGTGGGCGCGCTCGCCGAGCGTATTCGTTTCTCTGCGGTCCTGATCTTCGTGGTGGTCTGGCTGACGCTCTCCTATGTGCCGATTGCGCACATGGTCTGGGGTGGCGGTCTGCTGGCAACGCACGGTGCGCTGGACTTCGCGGGCGGTACCGTTGTTCACATCAACGCCGCGGTAGCGGGTCTGGTGGGTGCCTACCTGATTGGCAAACGCGTGGGCTTCGGTAAAGAAGCGTTTAAACCGCACAACCTGCCGATGGTCTTTACCGGTACGGCTATCCTCTACTTTGGCTGGTTTGGCTTCAACGCCGGCTCAGCGAGTGCAGCAAACGAAATCGCCGCGCTGGCCTTCGTGAACACCGTTGTGGCCACGGCGGGTGCAATCCTCTCCTGGGTATTTGGCGAGTGGGCGGTACGCGGTAAACCTTCTCTGCTGGGTGCCTGTTCGGGTGCCATTGCCGGTCTGGTTGGCATCACGCCTGCGTGTGGTTATGTCGGTGTGGGCGGTGCGCTGCTGGTCGGCCTGGTGTCCGGTCTGGCGGGGCTGTGGGGCGTGACCGCACTGAAACGTCTGCTGCGCGTGGATGACCCTTGCGACGTATTTGGCGTCCACGGCGTGTGCGGTATCGTCGGCTGTATCATGACCGGTATCTTCGCGGCGAAATCGCTGGGTGGTGTGGGCTACGCTGAAGGCGTCACCATGGTTCATCAGCTTCTGGTGCAGCTGGAAAGTATTGCTATCACCGTGGTGTGGTCTGCCGTTGTCGCTTTCATTGGCTACAAACTGGCGGATATGACCGTCGGTCTGCGTGTCCCTGAAGAGCAGGAACGTGAAGGTCTGGACGTCAACAGCCACGGCGAGAATGCGTATAACGCCTAA
- the tesB gene encoding acyl-CoA thioesterase II: MSQALNNLLTLLNLEKIEEGLFRGQSEDLGLRQVFGGQVVGQALYAAKETVPADRLVHSFHSYFLRPGDSAKPIVYDVEVLRDGNSFSARRVAAIQNGKPIFYMTASFQAPEPGYEHQKVMPPAPAPDDLKSETDIARALAHLLPPQVKEKFLCDKPLEIRPVEFHNPMKGHTAEPKRQVWIRANGTVPEDFRVHQYLLGYASDFNFLPVALQPHGVGFLEKGMQVATIDHSMWFHRPFNMNEWLLYSVESTSASSARGFVRGEFYTQDGVLVASTVQEGVMRNRG, translated from the coding sequence ATGAGTCAGGCACTGAACAATCTGCTGACATTACTGAATCTGGAAAAAATTGAGGAAGGACTCTTTCGCGGACAGAGCGAAGATCTCGGCTTACGCCAGGTCTTCGGGGGGCAAGTCGTTGGACAAGCGCTGTACGCTGCAAAGGAGACTGTCCCGGCAGACCGTCTGGTGCATTCGTTCCACAGCTACTTCTTACGCCCTGGCGATAGCGCGAAACCGATCGTGTATGACGTTGAGGTCCTGAGAGACGGCAACAGCTTCAGCGCGCGCCGCGTCGCGGCCATTCAGAACGGCAAGCCGATCTTTTACATGACCGCCTCTTTCCAGGCGCCGGAGCCCGGGTATGAACACCAGAAAGTGATGCCGCCGGCACCCGCGCCAGACGATCTCAAATCGGAAACGGATATCGCCCGTGCGCTGGCGCATCTGCTTCCGCCTCAGGTCAAAGAAAAGTTTCTCTGCGATAAACCGCTGGAGATCCGCCCGGTTGAGTTCCATAACCCGATGAAGGGCCACACCGCCGAGCCAAAGCGCCAGGTGTGGATCCGGGCTAACGGCACCGTGCCGGAAGATTTCCGAGTGCATCAGTATCTGCTGGGCTATGCGTCAGATTTCAACTTCCTGCCGGTGGCGCTGCAGCCGCACGGCGTCGGCTTCCTCGAAAAAGGAATGCAGGTAGCGACGATCGATCACTCGATGTGGTTCCACCGTCCCTTCAACATGAATGAGTGGCTGCTCTACAGCGTGGAGAGTACGTCGGCGTCGAGCGCTCGCGGGTTTGTGCGTGGGGAGTTTTACACCCAGGACGGCGTGCTGGTCGCTTCAACGGTGCAGGAAGGGGTAATGCGTAATCGCGGGTGA
- a CDS encoding SmdB family multidrug efflux ABC transporter permease/ATP-binding protein, giving the protein MRKLGTMWPTLKRLLAYGSPWRKPLSVAVLLLWIAAIAEVSGPLLISYFIDNMVAKSFLPLGLVAGLGVAYVGLQLTAAGLHYAQSLLFNRAAVGVVQQLRTDVMDAALRQPLSEFDIQPVGQVISRVTNDTEVIRDLYVTVVATVLRSAALIGAMLVAMFSLDWRMALVAITIFPAVLIVMVIYQRYSTPIVRRVRAYLADINDGFNEVINGMSVIQQFRQQARFGERMGEASRSHYMARMQTLRLDGFLLRPLLSLFSALVLCGLLMLFGLSSNGTIEVGVLYAFISYLGRLNEPLIELTTQQSMLQQAVVAGERVFELMDRPRQAYGNDERPLQSGAIAFDNVSFAYREDRLVLQDITLDVPSRGFVALVGHTGSGKSTLASLLMGYYPVTQGEIRLDGRPLASLSHTVLRKGVAMVQQDPVVLADTFYANVTLGRDYTQEQVWDVLEKVQLAELARGFSDGINTKLGEQGNNLSVGQKQLLALARVLIETPQILILDEATASIDSGTEQAIQQALAAVRDHTTLVVIAHRLSTVVDADTILVLHRGQAVERGTHRELLEAKGRYWQMYQLQLAGEELAASVRDEESLSA; this is encoded by the coding sequence ATGCGTAAGCTCGGAACGATGTGGCCAACGCTCAAACGTCTGCTGGCCTATGGCTCGCCGTGGCGTAAACCGCTCTCGGTGGCCGTGCTTTTGCTCTGGATTGCAGCAATTGCCGAGGTGAGCGGTCCGCTGCTCATCAGCTATTTTATCGACAACATGGTCGCCAAAAGCTTTCTACCGCTGGGTCTGGTGGCGGGTTTAGGCGTGGCCTACGTCGGCTTACAGCTGACGGCGGCAGGGTTGCACTATGCTCAGTCGCTGCTGTTTAACCGTGCAGCCGTGGGCGTTGTACAGCAGCTGCGTACGGACGTGATGGACGCGGCGCTTCGCCAGCCGCTCAGCGAGTTTGATATCCAGCCGGTCGGGCAGGTGATTTCGCGCGTGACCAACGATACCGAGGTGATCCGCGATCTGTACGTTACCGTGGTCGCGACGGTATTACGCAGCGCGGCGCTGATTGGCGCGATGCTGGTGGCGATGTTCAGCCTCGACTGGCGCATGGCGCTCGTGGCGATCACCATCTTCCCGGCGGTGCTGATTGTTATGGTGATTTACCAGCGCTACAGCACGCCGATTGTGCGACGGGTGCGCGCTTACCTGGCCGACATCAATGATGGCTTCAACGAAGTGATCAACGGCATGAGCGTGATCCAGCAGTTCCGCCAGCAGGCGCGCTTTGGCGAACGCATGGGCGAAGCCAGCCGTTCGCACTATATGGCGCGTATGCAGACGCTGCGCCTGGACGGTTTCCTGCTGCGACCGCTGCTGAGCCTTTTCTCGGCGCTGGTGCTGTGTGGGCTGCTGATGCTCTTTGGCCTGAGCTCAAACGGTACGATTGAAGTGGGCGTGCTGTACGCTTTTATTAGCTATCTGGGACGCCTCAACGAGCCGCTGATCGAGCTCACTACGCAGCAATCGATGCTGCAACAGGCGGTCGTCGCCGGTGAGCGCGTCTTTGAGCTGATGGACAGGCCGCGTCAGGCCTACGGCAATGATGAGCGACCTCTGCAAAGCGGGGCTATCGCCTTTGATAACGTCTCGTTTGCCTATCGCGAAGACCGTCTGGTGTTGCAGGACATCACTCTTGACGTTCCGTCGCGCGGTTTTGTGGCGCTGGTGGGGCATACCGGCAGTGGTAAGAGCACGCTTGCCAGCCTGTTGATGGGCTATTACCCGGTCACGCAAGGTGAAATCCGCCTCGACGGACGCCCGCTTGCGTCTCTTAGCCACACCGTGTTACGCAAAGGCGTTGCGATGGTGCAGCAGGATCCGGTCGTTCTGGCCGATACCTTCTACGCCAACGTGACCCTGGGGCGAGACTACACCCAGGAGCAGGTCTGGGACGTGCTGGAAAAAGTGCAGCTGGCAGAGCTGGCGCGCGGGTTCAGCGACGGGATCAATACGAAGCTGGGCGAGCAGGGGAACAATCTCTCAGTCGGGCAAAAGCAGCTTCTGGCACTGGCGCGGGTGCTGATTGAAACGCCGCAGATACTGATTCTGGATGAAGCGACGGCCAGCATTGACTCCGGCACCGAGCAGGCTATCCAGCAGGCGCTGGCCGCGGTACGCGATCATACGACGCTGGTGGTGATTGCCCACCGCCTTTCCACCGTCGTCGATGCGGATACCATTCTGGTGCTGCATCGCGGACAGGCCGTTGAACGCGGTACGCACCGTGAGCTGCTGGAAGCAAAAGGGCGCTACTGGCAGATGTACCAGCTGCAGCTGGCGGGCGAAGAGCTGGCCGCCAGCGTGCGTGATGAAGAGTCGCTTAGCGCCTGA
- a CDS encoding YbaY family lipoprotein, whose protein sequence is MKLVPMLSGVAIAVALSACAGKSAQVPVPAADPNGINTLSQQSIQQPNVSGTIWIKQRVALPPDAVLTVTLSDASLADAPSKVVAQRAVRTEGKQAPFSFVLPYNPSDVQPNARILLSAAVTINGKLVFITDTVQEAINNGGTKIDLNLVPVQQTEVPVAPQTNQPSLPTPPTQM, encoded by the coding sequence ATGAAACTCGTGCCCATGCTAAGTGGTGTAGCTATTGCGGTGGCGTTGTCCGCCTGTGCCGGTAAGAGCGCCCAGGTGCCAGTGCCAGCAGCAGACCCGAACGGGATTAATACTCTTTCGCAGCAATCCATTCAGCAGCCTAACGTTTCCGGTACCATCTGGATTAAACAGAGAGTTGCGCTGCCGCCGGATGCGGTATTAACCGTGACGCTGTCTGATGCTTCCCTGGCCGACGCACCGTCGAAAGTCGTGGCTCAGCGTGCCGTTCGTACTGAAGGCAAGCAGGCGCCGTTTAGCTTCGTGTTGCCGTATAACCCGTCGGACGTGCAGCCTAATGCCCGTATCCTGCTGAGCGCAGCGGTAACCATTAACGGTAAGCTGGTCTTCATTACCGATACGGTCCAGGAAGCGATTAACAACGGTGGGACCAAAATCGACCTGAACCTGGTGCCGGTGCAGCAGACCGAAGTGCCGGTCGCGCCGCAGACCAATCAGCCGTCCCTGCCAACCCCACCAACTCAGATGTAA